A single genomic interval of Hevea brasiliensis isolate MT/VB/25A 57/8 chromosome 4, ASM3005281v1, whole genome shotgun sequence harbors:
- the LOC110636397 gene encoding protein NOI4 yields the protein MSDTGRPLPKFGEWDVNDPASAEGFTVIFNKARDEKKTGGKPESPEKIDSHIKPGVNPGKPQKKWFCCIQSPTAES from the exons ATGTCG GATACAGGTCGGCCTTTGCCAAAATTTGGTGAATGGGATGTCAATGATCCTGCTTCAGCTGAGGGATTTACTGTGATTTTTAACAAGGCTAGGGATGAGAAGAAGACCGGTGGCAAACCTGAGTCACCTGAAAAGATTGACTCTCATATTAAGCCTGGAGTGAATCCTGGCAAGCCTCAG AAAAAATGGTTTTGCTGCATTCAGAGCCCGACTGCAGAATCTTGA